Proteins encoded together in one Electrophorus electricus isolate fEleEle1 chromosome 9, fEleEle1.pri, whole genome shotgun sequence window:
- the LOC118241996 gene encoding eukaryotic translation initiation factor 4 gamma 3-like has protein sequence MATARWETLFQLPQMQTAQPAVPSNSASFRPVSSQPCYVSTVSFQKLLLNCCQKEFEKDKVNDDVLEKLRHQLEAATSASERERLEEDLEEAKDKAHRRSIGNIKFIGELFKLHMLSEAIMHDCVVKLFMNHSEESLERLCHLLTAIGKDLDLEKARPKMDHYFKYMEKTVKERRGSSRIRFLLQDVIDLRLHNWVSQRADHGPKTIEQIHQ, from the exons ATGGCAACAGCTCGGTGGGAGACA cttTTCCAGCTCCCTCAGATGCAGACAGCCCAGCCTGCCGTTCCAAGTAACAGCGCTTCCTTTCGACCCGTGTCCAGCCAGCCATGCTATGTTAGCACTGTGAGTTTCCAAAAGCTGCTGCTGAACTGCTGTCAGAAGGAGTTTGAGAAGGACAAGGTCAACGATGATGTTTTGGAGAAGCTGCGGCACCAGCTGGAAGCGGCCACTTCA GCCAGCGAGCgggagaggctggaggaggatCTGGAGGAGGCGAAGGACAAGGCCCACAGGAGGTCCATCGGTAACATCAAGTTCATCGGGGAGCTGTTCAAGCTGCACATGCTGTCAGAGGCCATCATGCACGACTGTGTGGTCAAGCTGTTCATGAACCACAGCGAGGAGAGCCTGGAGCGTCTGTGCCACCTCCTCACAGCCATCGGCAAAGACCTGGACTTGGAGAAGGCCAGG ccaaaaATGGATCACTACTTTAAATATATGGAAAAgacagtgaaggagaggaggggttCCTCACGCATTCGGTTCCTGCTCCAGGACGTCATCGACCTGCGACTG CATAACTGGGTGTCGCAGCGAGCTGACCACGGGCCCAAGACCATCGAGCAGATCCATCAGTAG